Proteins found in one Aspergillus puulaauensis MK2 DNA, chromosome 8, nearly complete sequence genomic segment:
- a CDS encoding uncharacterized protein (COG:S;~EggNog:ENOG410PXDA), with product MSRPSQKEPQLPSPLGGPHVLFDGSFILEFLQPSPELDASVLMRATYVGGHEATKAGKQHPQAPPLHIHFNQSESFVIESGAIGTTTTYDCVDTIHTTSANLLQGVPRPGLSPPVPSRTVNGVTEVPPWTPHQFWPVAPDHPFWSTEEGQQYEAALPNGRNSDSTILLWGHPRTGPDAPTGTLASDFPPDIDPAFFLAVLSLVDAITAKRVAMGLGTAATLFGLQTESDSALLIAPTAWWLGPLRWMIPWSAQCTVERIRKICGGKDIVKLVEEVIAEQVVKRQ from the exons ATGTCGCGGCCATCGCAGAAAGAACCTCAACTCCCAAGTCCACTCGGCGGCCCACATGTTCTCTTCGATGGCTCGTTCATCCTCGAGTTCCTGCAGCCGTCGCCCGAGCTGGATGCGTCCGTCCTCATGCGCGCGACGTATGTTGGCGGACACGAGGCGACCAAGGCAGGCAAACAGCATCCTCAG GCCCCTCCACTGCATATCCACTTCAACCAGTCCGAGTCCTTTGTGATCGAATCGGGCGCAATCGGCACTACGACGACATATGACTGCGTAGACACCATCCATACAACATCTGCGAACCTTCTCCAGGGTGTCCCTCGACCAGGTCTTTCTCCACCTGTTCCCAGCAGGACTGTGAATGGAGTTACTGAGGTTCCGCCTTGGACGCCGCATCAATTCTGGCC TGTCGCCCCTGACCACCCCTTCTGGTCAACCGAAGAGGGACAGCAGTACGAGGCCGCTCTGCCGAATGGTCGCAATTCTGACTCGACAATCCTCCTCTGGGGCCATCCCCGGACCGGGCCTGATGCGCCAACTGGGACATTGGCGTCGGACTTTCCACCAGATATAGATCCGGCGTTCTTCCTGGCTGTCCTGTCCCTCGTTGATGCCATCACTGCAAAGCGCGTCGCCATGGGTTTGGGTACAGCAGCGACGCTATTTGGGCTTCAGACGGAGAGTGACTCGGCGCTCCTCATTGCACCAACCGCTTGGTGGCTTGGGCCTCTGAGATGGATGATTCCGTGGTCAGCACAATGCACGGTGGAGCGGATTCGCAAGATTTGTGGTGGAAAAGACATTGTGAAATTAGTGGAGGAGGTCATTGCAGAGCAGGTCGTTAAGCGGCAGTAA
- a CDS encoding F-box protein (COG:S;~EggNog:ENOG410Q243;~InterPro:IPR036047;~go_function: GO:0005515 - protein binding [Evidence IEA]), with amino-acid sequence MALPSQQTLAVFELTEAIIFHLDNPVDIVRMQRVCRRWRDIITISPLLQEACWYRPFSNLTAPGQPDNITSTNTSTSIAKGAEKHIWKLNPAFERVGMDLYTRNNPPQKHGHFSLQTRVYDKPGSWTTMLGTQPPRTQVEFDIDCYQDDAREQSINYWIQSTGQPLLVGDIMAVLAECQNRQECGVDRWYADIEHRDGDMLVGTEKEWLEQRPDRELEEIPDDVSIKVAFAKNTPWGGWCPAFSLRRLESSIAAGMNFLHEMQLYTVAAVRGKEYERHDGNGFTPVCSSGGEYQANLVVVRDYDHPYLEDCRHIYRLLSDV; translated from the exons ATGGCATTGCCTAGCCAACAAACACTGGCAGTGTTCGAACTAACTGAGGCCATTATCTTCCACCTCGACAATCCAGTCGACATAGTCCGCATGCAAAGGGTATGCCGCCGCTGGCGAGATATTATCACAATATCACCCCTCCTGCAAGAAGCATGCTGGTACCGCCCGTTCAGCAACCTCACGGCGCCCGGACAACCCGATaacatcaccagcaccaacaccagcacgaGTATCGCGAAGGGTGCCGAAAAGCATATATGGAAATTGAACCCGGCGTTCGAGCGGGTCGGAATGGACCTATACACCCGTAACAACCCTCCACAGAAGCACGGGCATTTTAGTCTACAAACGCGTGTATACGATAAACCAGGATCCTGGACAACGATGCTCGGGACGCAGCCACCGCGAACACAAGTTGAGTTTGACATTGACTGCTATCAAGATGACGCGCGAGAGCAATCTAT CAATTACTGGATCCAATCTACCGGGCAACCGCTGCTGGTAGGGGACATCATGGCCGTGCTAGCTGAATGCCAGAACAGGCAAGAATGCGGTGTCGACCGATGGTATGCGGACATCGAACACCGCGATGGCGATATGCTTGTTGGTACCGAAAAGGAGTGGCTTGAGCAACGCCCGGATAGGGAGCTCGAGGAGATACCGGACGATGTATCAATTAAGGTGGCGTTCGCGAAGAACACTCCATGGGGCGGCTGGTGTCCTGCATTTTCCCTTCGGCGACTTGAGAGTAGTATCGCGGCTGGGATGAACTTTTTGCATGAAATGCAGTTGTATACAGTGGCGGCCGTTCGAGGGAAGGAGTACGAGCGGCATGATGGAAATGGGTTTACGCCTGTGTGTTCATCGGGCGGGGAGTATCAGGCGAATCTGGTGGTTGTGAGGGATTACGATCATCCATACCTGGAGGACTGTAGGCATATTTACCGCCTATTGAGTGACGTTTAG